A part of Onthophagus taurus isolate NC chromosome 7, IU_Otau_3.0, whole genome shotgun sequence genomic DNA contains:
- the LOC111422810 gene encoding cytochrome b-c1 complex subunit 7-like encodes MALFHVQRRLMSSGLQKFCYNLAGFNKLGLMRDDLLFEDDDVKEALKRLSQAKIDERNYRILRATQLDIQKSILPKDKWTKLEEDELYLTPLVNQVIKEREEREEWSKNY; translated from the coding sequence ATGGCTTTATTCCACGTTCAAAGAAGATTAATGAGCAGTGGCTtacaaaagttttgttataatttggCCGGTTTCAATAAATTGGGCTTGATGCGAGATGATTTGCTTTTTGAAGATGATGATGTAAAAGAGGCTCTCAAGAGGTTGTCCCAAGCGAAAATCGACGAACGTAATTATCGTATTTTGAGAGCGACTCAATTAGACAtccaaaaatcgattttgcCCAAAGATAAGTGGACAAAACTTGAAGAAGACGAATTATATTTAACACCTCTCGTCAATCAAGTTATTAAGGAGAGAGAAGAACGTGAAGAATGgagcaaaaattattaa
- the LOC111422807 gene encoding putative malate dehydrogenase 1B, protein MAFYVISGKPDCIDFVQVKYVCSYLADKLPTFEYKMIEQPKGQWEFFLHEQNQKNNWNHRTSPLIWKEVARRGGKAFLIGGISEFWEYVYDYYGLEAVLPKDDLDALIQDNMAFYQNKLDEEASEAQKIFRITINGIKNPIFSLIVPSLLNIPNIRPPAGLLIRLFDMEIEMTQDFGALLEVMEATSDMTDKVEVVGSLQHAFDDCDLFIDIDQDYARKEDECMDMWLIRNMSLMAAFGDAVNGHAKRDLKIILAHPGPCCFNGTLLAEYCTAIKPSNIIAISADKGSLPLSIISKLCKVPLDQLSAPPVWGLWLTPFIDVGSVLKRCDIQRPYQRAIKTDGGSTLPLGRITPELHYIHYMSDEFEEELWNRVNETKETVPRILGRPLTYAKAMATIKVLEIWFSGKPSDEIISLGIISNGSFGFPAGLCLSQPANFDGNSWSPFKNFPISDHAKIKVDELVSSLEELFTNYHISSSFYIQSACRLMI, encoded by the coding sequence ATGGCGTTTTATGTAATCAGTGGAAAACCGGATTGCATAGATTTTGTTCAAGTAAAATACGTATGTTCCTATTTAGCCGATAAATTACCTACTTTTGAATATAAAATGATTGAGCAACCAAAAGGTCAATGGGAGTTCTTTCTTCACGAACAAAACCAAAAGAACAACTGGAATCACAGGACGTCTCCTTTAATTTGGAAAGAAGTAGCCCGTAGAGGCGGAAAAGCGTTTCTTATTGGCGGAATTAGTGAATTTTGGGAATACGTGTACGATTATTACGGTTTGGAAGCCGTTTTACCTAAAGATGATTTAGACGCGTTAATCCAAGATAACATGGCGTtctatcaaaataaattagatgAAGAAGCTAGTGAAGCAcagaaaatttttagaataacCATTAATGGAATAAAAAATCCTATTTTCAGCTTAATCGTCCCGTCTTTACTTAATATACCTAATATTAGACCTCCAGCTGGTTTGCTTATAAGACTATTTGATATGGAGATAGAGATGACTCAAGATTTTGGTGCTTTGCTCGAGGTAATGGAAGCAACGTCAGATATGACTGATAAAGTAGAAGTTGTCGGTAGCTTGCAACATGCTTTTGACGATTGCGATTTGTTTATTGATATTGATCAAGACTATGCCCGTAAAGAAGATGAATGTATGGATATGTGGTTGATTAGAAACATGTCATTAATGGCTGCATTTGGGGACGCTGTAAATGGCCACGCAAAAAGagacttaaaaataatattggcACACCCAGGACCTTGCTGTTTCAACGGAACCTTGTTAGCTGAATATTGCACTGCTATAAAACCCTCGAATATAATTGCAATATCAGCTGATAAAGGTTCATTACCATTAagtattatttcaaaattatgtaAAGTACCTTTAGACCAATTAAGCGCTCCCCCGGTTTGGGGCTTGTGGCTAACACCTTTCATTGATGTTGGGTCAGTATTGAAAAgatgtgatattcagaggccATATCAAAGGGCAATTAAAACCGACGGAGGATCTACCCTTCCGTTAGGACGAATTACTCCAGAACTGCATTACATTCATTATATGTCCGACGAATTCGAAGAAGAATTGTGGAATAGGGTAAACGAAACCAAAGAGACCGTTCCTAGAATTTTAGGAAGACCATTAACTTATGCAAAAGCTATGGCAACAATAAAAGTTTTGGAGATTTGGTTCTCTGGTAAACCAAGCGATGAAATTATATCATTAGGAATCATATCAAACGGCAGTTTTGGATTTCCAGCTGGTCTTTGTCTTTCTCAACCAGCTAATTTTGATGGAAACTCTTGGTcaccttttaaaaattttccaatcaGTGATCATGCGAAGATAAAAGTTGACGAACTTGTTTCCAGTTTGGAAGAGTTATTCACAAATTATCATATTAGCAGCAGTTTCTATATTCAATCTGCTTGTCGATTAATGATATGA